Part of the Sorghum bicolor cultivar BTx623 chromosome 1, Sorghum_bicolor_NCBIv3, whole genome shotgun sequence genome, cTTGAACTATGATGAAGAAATGCCACAATGGAAGTTGCATCAGGAGTGTATATTGAAGTAACTAAGCATAGAGTGGTTCACTCTGCATATGAAAGTCTCGGAATGTTCATGAAATTTAATAGGGTACTTGCAAGTGGCAACAATACCTTCAGATACATATCAATGGCGCGATACAGCCCATCATGAACCGGCCTTGAATTGGCTGAAACTGTCTCAGCTAGACTGAAGAACTTGTAGACCGGTATATTTGGGTCCTTTGCAACCTCTGCGAGATATCCATCAACAATTTTGGCCACTGTAATCATTGATGCACTAGGAGCTGATACATGGTCATTCACTTCACCACCATTATGTCTCTGGGCATTCTTACTATCTTGTCTGACAAATTCTTCAACAATGCTAAGAATCAGGTCAATGTCGTAAACAGTGGTATCCCCATCCACTGTAGGGATCAGAAGATCTGACACTGATGCTTCTTCCAATTGCCGTGCAATGCGCTTCATAAGCTCTTTCCTGCACATTTCTCCGCACTTCAGCAAATTTGTTGCCTTCAGTAGCTTTAAGAGGAAGCTGCATGAAACTGAACCTTTCTCAGATGGCAACAGGCATGTGATGGTAACTAGCATAGCCCGAACTTTTGCATCGCCATGGATCATTGAGACCTTGCTTAGTGACGGGAGCTTCTTGTAAGTGTAGGCTTTAATTGCCTCACCGATCACATCCTTGGGCACCATACCCTTGGTTTTGATTGCTGTTATGACTTGCTTGTAGGCATCAATGTCgagatctgtcagatcttcaaCCCACCAATCCTTTGGAACAAACTGCTGCTGCTTGACTCCATTCCATGGTGAATCATGACCATTCTCAGTTGGGAGCTTCTTACGATTGTATGTGTATGACCATTCAACTTTTGAAACATCAATAGAGGCTTTTGAAGCAACAGAGTCAATGCAGTGGCTAACCAGCTTAAGATCCTCTGCCCAAGGTAAATGAGCCTTTGTTGTACCAAGAACAATAATAGAGTCTTTCCAGCTTCGGAATATGCTTGAGCTGAGGAAGATATCAATCTTGTAGATCAGATTTCCCTTGTCAACAGTCTCATTCATCTCCAAGTACTCTGCAGCACAGCGGGCTGCAATCACATTGTAGGCATTGAGTGTGACAATCATGCCATAGCAAAACTTGGCACAGATCTCAAAAGCCTTTGCACCACCAGGAATATCATGGATGTGGATCTCAATATTTTCATCACCAGTAGTTGGAATCAATTTCTGAAAGCGAGCACACTTGGATAGGAGCGGAAACTGCGTGATTGGAAAATGCAGGTCAGAATAACAGTGATAGATATGCATACTAAAGTGAATAACAGTGATAAATATGGACACTCAAGTGATTGCACAATGCATAACGAGACCAAGAAATCAACTAAGCTGCTTGGATGTAAAACCGAGAAAATAACAATCAAATGACATATTACAAAAATAAGTTTATCAAGGGTCAACAAAAATCTTCAGCACACAGACAACTTTgataagaaaaatataaaaccaGGCCACATGAAAAAAAACATGATCTCCAACAGCACATGTACTTTCTACTATACTCTCACAAAGCAGCACTGTCATATGAATGAAAATAACATGTCACTTACCTTGTGAAGGTAAAACTTTGTAGTCCCTATGCGAACAGTGATGTCGCTCACCAATTCAGATGCCGCAATACTGCAAGGATAAGCAGTTCTCATTAGTAGAGGAGTGGAGAATAACAGGAATACAAAAGAACACCCAATGCTTAAAGATTGAAAGACAGACTTTGGATTATTAGTATTCGAATCTGATTTTCTTGAGAACCTATGTGCATTAGGATTGTTTATATTGTACACCATAAGAGACATGGTTAAATTGATAAAATAAAATACGGTACATACAGTAGTACAGCAGTGCTATATGAAAAAACAATCATTAATATTCTATACACAATTTCAGGGAAAGGAAAAAGGAGTTGCATTCTTGTTAAAGTAATTTGTTAGTATATATGATGCTAAGTATCTGGCTTTCTAAACTGAGGAAGCTATTCTATACTGCTTCTGAACTGAAAAGCTGTATCCAACCAAGCATTTGTCAaagcaataaataaataaagaatgctAACGCAAAAAGAACCTTTATTACAAGAATAAGCGAGTATATggacaaagttgacacgaaacTCTAAATGAAGGATCCTAAAATCAGTTCCGTGCTTTGAGTTCGTCTTCTATTTGTTGCTTTCTGTAGTTATGATTAGGTTTTTTCCTGAAAGTATGGTTCTCTTTGGTGTCATGCAGATCTATCTTAATATGAACCTAGAAAAGCGTAAAGTTTCCTCTGTAACCAAGGCTGAAGGAAACCATATTGGACATCCATCATGCAAGTATGTATTAGAATAATAGAGTATCTGAGTGGATTCAACAAGAACACATAGATAATAACATCTTGGATAGTATGAACACTctgaagactataaactagggaAATATATCATTTTATGGGTTCTGAAAGCTCAATGACAATATTATAACTGTATTGCATTTCATGGGGACAATGCTATAACTCAGATCATCTATAATggacataaataaataaataaaaatcagTCAGATTCTAAGAACGACATGCGGATTCAAAAAGGCAGCATTAAAGAAACAAGGTAAAAGAATGCAAAAGAAGCGATGGATCACCTGACTTCATTCCCATCGTCCTGAAAGGTATCCGGATTCGATCCAAGCTTCATGAACTTCATCTTGAACACGAAAGAAGAGCCGCACAGCTAGCTTCCCGCTCCTCTAAGACCACCAAATGCTCGCACAGAAACCAGACCACTATCACCACCACCACTTGTAAGAAGCAAGAACTGCGCAGCACAGCACCGCTATCCCATACTCTTGTCCACAGCAGCAACGGCAAACGGCTCAGAGCGGCAGCAGAGAAgcagagtacaagaacaagtcGCCGAGAAGACCGAATATTGCAACGTGCCGGAGCCGTCCAGGAGATCGCTCGTACAACGAAAACAAACAAATAATGGGATCGGTTCCGATGCAGCTCCTGCTTGAAGCACACTCCTTCCCAGCCCTGAGCCCCCAACCTACTTATGCGGCCGGTGCTGGTGCTATCGTAGGCAGTGAGGCCAGAAGCAGGGGGGGGGGGAGGAGCACAAGTACCTCAGGAGAAGTAAACAATAGAGAGTGGGAGAGGGGGCCGGGGCAGTGAACCAGAGGAGGGACACCCACAAAGCACAAAGCTGACACACCCCCACCTCCCCCTGCTCACTTGTTAATTGCTTGTCCTTCTTGATCTGGGAAAAAGATTAGTATAATTCCCTTGCACCCTTGGCCAGTTTTCTTTCTTCACTCCGGCCACCTTCTCCTCTAACTCTAAATAAAAAACACCAAGATTCAGAGGGGATCTTGTGTCCAATGCATTATCATATTAAACAACTAGTCCACATTCCTCGCCACACCATTCCCCGAGTATGATCTCTCTCCCTCTGTGTGTCTCAACGATCTCTGCGGCAACAACGGCAAAAACAAGCGTTAGTGGCGCGCTCTGAGCAAGTTGAGGCAGGCAGGAGACACCGAGCATCTATTTTAAATGCAATACGGGGGAGGCAACGGAGAGACCAAGAACCACTTGCTCACTCTGGTTCTGAGCTTGTGCGGGAGAATCTTATCACCAGCACGCCAAGATCTCGCTGTGTTGTGCCGAGATCGATCAGAATGACGAGGGAAAGAGAGACGCACGCAACACTAATACAGCGAGAGGGTAGGGAATAATAAAAGAATCAGAAAACCATCAACGGGCAGTGCAGGGCAGGCAAccgcacaaacacaatgggcgTGAGAGGCATGTGGGCGGCATCGCATCGAGGGTTTATAGCAGCAAACCAGACCAAGAGGGAAGGCAACAAAAGAGGGTAGCCAACAAGGCACGCAAGAACAAAGGCAAAGCGAAAGGGCAGCGTCAGGCATGACCCAAGAAAGAGGAACAGTGTGAGACCCACCCGGAGAAAAAGAGCCCTCCCGTTTCCGAGCAATGGAGCCACCCCTGGTCGGTCTGGGTGCCGTCGTGATCCGCCCCACCCCCACCCAACCCCCAAGAACGTAGTAGTGCACTCCTACTCCGCCCGGGGGAAGGGAAGACGACGAGCTAGCTAGCGAGTGCGCCCCAGATGCGGCCACGCAAGTGTGTGCATGCGCCGGTCGCGTGCACATGCGGCTGTCCCTCTGCTGCCTCTCT contains:
- the LOC8081864 gene encoding BTB/POZ domain-containing protein NPY4, whose translation is MKFMKLGSNPDTFQDDGNEVSIAASELVSDITVRIGTTKFYLHKFPLLSKCARFQKLIPTTGDENIEIHIHDIPGGAKAFEICAKFCYGMIVTLNAYNVIAARCAAEYLEMNETVDKGNLIYKIDIFLSSSIFRSWKDSIIVLGTTKAHLPWAEDLKLVSHCIDSVASKASIDVSKVEWSYTYNRKKLPTENGHDSPWNGVKQQQFVPKDWWVEDLTDLDIDAYKQVITAIKTKGMVPKDVIGEAIKAYTYKKLPSLSKVSMIHGDAKVRAMLVTITCLLPSEKGSVSCSFLLKLLKATNLLKCGEMCRKELMKRIARQLEEASVSDLLIPTVDGDTTVYDIDLILSIVEEFVRQDSKNAQRHNGGEVNDHVSAPSASMITVAKIVDGYLAEVAKDPNIPVYKFFSLAETVSANSRPVHDGLYRAIDMYLKEHPGLGKSDKKRLCALMDCKKLSPDACAHAVQNERLPLRIVVQVLYHEQTRASAAATIRADSIGIGSYESSRSGATTNTEDEWDGVMAVEDLSLSKTTKLDKCHTASTIVEKNHGGNKGANGRVKGGATSKKALGKIMSSKGQTGERSSSDSSDSAILPSQEHPKRTPARSTTKSAAA